In Elusimicrobiota bacterium, a genomic segment contains:
- a CDS encoding U32 family peptidase codes for MNILAPVNKVEDVEQVIAAGADEIYCGVFPADWKRRYTNIVSPNRREWTCASLPSYDDLKQVVAIAHARGARVLFTLNALYTEPQQALVREQVVAARAAGADALIVADLGLLLALRAERPALELHLSTGGTVFNSESAKFFASLGVARITVPRHVQPPELAAMIRQCPGLQFEVFILNSGCKNIDGFCTFLHGTSELRYGAAWRLLKGLDLDRYFLALVRALSGGRQTAWNSRLPGADSPCLLNYGISVAAQGGATARQLRTLKENIASYFSFLSGADPCGACRVDEFRKMGVHGLKIVGRNYSTSKKLTDVRFLKQVVGLAGRDPDQTEFRAGVQALYREMYGMRCGGLCYYPL; via the coding sequence ATGAACATCCTCGCGCCCGTGAACAAAGTCGAGGACGTGGAGCAGGTCATCGCGGCCGGCGCCGACGAGATCTATTGCGGCGTCTTCCCCGCGGATTGGAAGCGGCGCTACACCAACATCGTCTCTCCGAACCGCAGGGAGTGGACCTGCGCGAGCCTCCCGAGCTACGACGATCTGAAGCAAGTCGTGGCCATCGCGCATGCGCGCGGAGCGCGGGTGCTGTTCACCCTGAATGCGCTCTATACCGAGCCGCAGCAGGCTCTGGTGCGGGAGCAGGTCGTGGCGGCGCGGGCGGCGGGAGCCGACGCCCTCATCGTCGCTGACCTGGGGCTTCTGCTGGCCCTGCGCGCCGAACGCCCGGCCCTGGAGCTGCACCTGAGCACCGGAGGCACCGTCTTCAACAGCGAATCGGCGAAGTTCTTCGCCAGCCTGGGCGTGGCGCGGATCACGGTGCCCCGGCACGTGCAGCCGCCAGAGCTCGCGGCGATGATCCGGCAGTGCCCCGGGCTGCAGTTCGAGGTCTTCATCCTGAACAGCGGCTGCAAGAACATCGACGGGTTCTGCACGTTCCTGCACGGAACCTCCGAGCTGCGCTACGGCGCGGCGTGGCGCCTCCTCAAGGGGCTGGACCTCGACCGCTATTTCCTGGCTTTGGTCCGCGCCCTGTCCGGCGGCCGGCAGACCGCCTGGAACTCCAGACTTCCGGGGGCCGACAGCCCCTGCCTGCTGAACTACGGTATCTCCGTGGCTGCGCAGGGCGGCGCCACGGCGCGGCAGCTTCGGACTCTGAAGGAGAACATCGCCTCCTACTTCAGCTTCCTCTCCGGGGCCGACCCCTGCGGCGCCTGCCGCGTCGACGAATTCCGGAAGATGGGGGTCCACGGCCTGAAGATCGTGGGCAGGAATTATTCCACGTCGAAGAAGCTCACCGATGTCCGGTTCTTGAAACAGGTCGTCGGTCTTGCGGGACGCGACCCGGACCAGACGGAGTTCCGCGCCGGGGTCCAAGCCCTGTACCGGGAGATGTACGGCATGCGCTGCGGCGGTCTCTGCTATTATCCGCTATGA
- a CDS encoding FAD-dependent oxidoreductase: MKPIVIVGGGIAGLSAGCELAKQGRKVVIIEKESRVGGLARSFVYGDYTFDIGPHRFFTDKPVTRDFIIAALDGQEISIQRRSGLYFLGKYYEWPLQPTALLNLPLPMLLRSAGDLLLLGLRDHGQAENFEGYIIRHYGPTLYEAFFKEYTEKFLGIAPQKTHAQWAKTGMKQAVIDESMASRNLLHILAQMIRSVPAPRTRFIYPRGGIGCFCDSLCAMIRQSGGEIVTGDSVAALRVEGGRIERVTTHAGRSWDPDSVVWTAPLTEVTSLLSLPPVGLEYLSLVLYNLELDEPARLKYQWCYFGSKDIVFSRVSVPALFSGQSCPAGAGSLCVEVTCRADGPIWNEPEKILPAVKADLREVGLIRAPARIKAVHIEKVANAYPCYALDYEEKLAAAKKNLSAFRNLTLAGRTGLFWYNNMDDSIENGRAIATGAGCPGLAS; this comes from the coding sequence ATGAAACCCATCGTGATCGTCGGCGGAGGGATCGCGGGCCTCTCCGCCGGTTGCGAACTCGCCAAGCAGGGACGCAAGGTCGTCATCATCGAGAAGGAATCCCGCGTCGGCGGGCTGGCCCGGAGTTTCGTTTATGGCGATTACACTTTTGACATCGGTCCGCACCGTTTCTTTACCGACAAGCCAGTAACGCGCGATTTCATCATTGCTGCGCTGGACGGCCAGGAGATCAGCATCCAGCGGCGCAGCGGCCTTTATTTCCTCGGGAAATACTATGAGTGGCCGCTGCAGCCGACCGCCTTGCTCAATCTGCCGCTGCCCATGCTCCTGCGCTCCGCCGGCGATCTCCTGCTCCTCGGGCTCCGGGATCACGGGCAAGCGGAGAATTTCGAAGGCTACATCATCAGGCACTACGGCCCCACGCTGTACGAGGCTTTCTTCAAAGAATATACCGAGAAATTCCTCGGGATCGCTCCGCAAAAGACGCATGCGCAATGGGCGAAGACGGGGATGAAACAGGCGGTCATAGACGAAAGCATGGCGTCAAGGAACCTGCTGCACATCCTCGCGCAGATGATCAGGTCGGTGCCCGCGCCCCGCACGAGATTCATCTATCCCCGCGGCGGGATCGGCTGCTTCTGCGACAGTCTCTGCGCGATGATCAGGCAGAGCGGAGGCGAGATCGTCACCGGCGATTCCGTCGCCGCTCTGCGGGTCGAAGGCGGCAGGATCGAGCGGGTCACGACCCATGCGGGCCGTTCCTGGGATCCCGATTCCGTGGTCTGGACCGCTCCGCTCACCGAGGTCACGTCCCTGCTGAGCCTGCCGCCCGTCGGACTCGAATACCTCTCCTTGGTCCTCTACAACCTCGAGCTCGATGAGCCGGCCCGGTTGAAATACCAGTGGTGCTATTTCGGCAGCAAGGACATCGTCTTCAGCCGCGTCTCCGTCCCCGCGCTTTTCAGCGGACAGTCCTGCCCCGCCGGCGCCGGCAGCCTGTGCGTGGAGGTCACCTGCCGGGCCGACGGCCCCATCTGGAACGAGCCTGAGAAGATCCTGCCCGCCGTGAAGGCGGATCTCAGGGAGGTGGGGCTCATCCGCGCTCCGGCCCGGATCAAGGCCGTGCATATCGAGAAGGTGGCGAATGCCTACCCCTGCTATGCCCTCGATTACGAAGAGAAGCTCGCGGCGGCGAAGAAGAACCTCTCGGCGTTCCGGAACCTGACCCTGGCCGGGAGGACGGGGCTGTTCTGGTACAACAACATGGACGACTCCATCGAGAACGGCCGGGCGATCGCGACCGGCGCGGGCTGCCCAGGGCTCGCATCATGA
- a CDS encoding radical SAM protein, whose translation MKIALVNPPLIQCLKGARPNPVISSLFFNSPPLGIASIAAVLEQRRIPVAVIDAAVERLSYEEVVRRVAGADVVGLTATTCSFADAVELARRLKSASPAVVVLGGPHVSVAPEHALSPGCFDFGVIGEGEDTFPELLQRLASGGRPGDVDGLAFREDGRLVLTRPRAWIKDLDRLPLPARHLLPMERYVPQPNDERARPKLSMVSSRGCPYACLFCDKGAMGAAYRSFSPAYIVSEMEHLVARYGARDIAFVDSLFTPSEERVDAIVREIGRRGLRVSWTCTVRANVITRKETLRKMRDAGCWRVRLGVESGNEEVLRFIRKQTTREQIRAVAQWADELGLQPKGFFMLGHLTETRRSMQETIDFARSLPFKDVTVQINTPLPGARQFSMCGEYGTLLSRDFRDYTLFEPVFVPKGMSRLDLEAAVDRFYRSFYLRPVVVWRHLVRIRSLRDVKRYALAFRLLLYLSFRHFFQAAWWRLHIGGEAPHAG comes from the coding sequence ATGAAGATCGCTTTGGTCAACCCTCCGCTGATCCAGTGCCTGAAGGGCGCGCGACCCAACCCCGTGATCAGCAGCCTCTTCTTCAATTCTCCGCCGCTGGGCATCGCCTCGATCGCGGCGGTCCTGGAGCAGCGCCGCATCCCGGTCGCGGTCATCGACGCGGCGGTGGAGCGCCTGAGCTATGAGGAGGTCGTGCGGCGCGTCGCGGGCGCGGATGTCGTCGGCCTGACCGCCACCACCTGCTCCTTCGCCGATGCGGTCGAATTGGCGCGTCGCCTGAAGAGCGCGTCGCCGGCCGTGGTCGTTCTGGGGGGGCCGCACGTGAGCGTGGCCCCTGAGCACGCGCTCTCCCCCGGTTGTTTCGACTTCGGCGTCATCGGGGAGGGGGAGGACACCTTCCCCGAACTGCTGCAGCGGCTGGCGTCAGGCGGCCGACCTGGGGACGTGGACGGGCTCGCCTTCCGCGAGGACGGTCGTCTGGTCCTCACCCGGCCGCGGGCCTGGATCAAGGACCTGGACCGCCTGCCCCTGCCGGCGCGGCATCTGCTCCCCATGGAGCGCTACGTCCCCCAGCCCAACGACGAGCGCGCGCGGCCCAAGCTCAGCATGGTGAGCAGCCGGGGCTGTCCCTACGCGTGCCTATTCTGCGACAAAGGGGCGATGGGCGCCGCGTACCGCAGCTTCAGCCCGGCCTACATCGTCTCCGAGATGGAGCATCTGGTGGCGCGCTACGGAGCCCGGGACATCGCGTTCGTCGACTCCCTGTTCACCCCTAGCGAGGAGCGCGTCGACGCCATCGTGCGCGAGATCGGCAGGCGCGGGCTGCGGGTGAGCTGGACCTGCACCGTGCGGGCCAACGTCATCACGCGCAAGGAGACCCTCCGGAAGATGCGGGACGCCGGCTGCTGGAGGGTGCGGCTGGGTGTCGAGAGCGGCAACGAGGAGGTTCTACGCTTCATCCGGAAGCAGACCACGCGGGAGCAGATCCGCGCCGTGGCGCAATGGGCCGACGAGCTCGGGCTGCAGCCGAAGGGCTTCTTCATGCTGGGGCACCTCACCGAGACCCGGCGCTCGATGCAGGAGACCATCGACTTCGCGAGATCGCTGCCGTTCAAGGACGTGACCGTGCAGATCAACACCCCCCTGCCCGGGGCGCGGCAGTTCTCGATGTGCGGCGAGTACGGGACCTTGCTGTCGCGGGATTTCCGCGACTACACCCTGTTCGAGCCGGTGTTCGTCCCGAAGGGGATGTCCCGGCTGGACCTGGAGGCCGCGGTCGACAGGTTCTACCGCTCTTTCTATCTGCGCCCGGTGGTCGTCTGGCGGCATCTGGTGCGGATACGGAGCCTGCGCGACGTCAAGCGCTATGCGCTGGCGTTCCGGCTGCTCCTCTATCTGTCTTTCCGGCATTTTTTCCAGGCGGCCTGGTGGCGTCTTCATATCGGCGGGGAGGCTCCGCATGCCGGCTGA
- a CDS encoding cobalamin-dependent protein (Presence of a B(12) (cobalamin)-binding domain implies dependence on cobalamin itself, in one of its several forms, or in some unusual lineages, dependence on a cobalamin-like analog.) — protein sequence MAKDIRTALISMYGVENSGVRQLAAVLKQDGREVSTLFFKNWRNNDVRPPSEDDIRALLGLLGRLRPDVVGIGFGTPYVKIVADLTSRIRTALRPLIVWGGIHATVVPEQCIPLADAVCIGEGEQPLRDLVANLGAGRAIDGIANLWVRTPDGVRRNEPGALLQDLDELPYRDFEAEGKFYVEDGRVRAGDPLALLAELRTSASRGCPFSCSFCYNSVLRGIYRGKGEYFRRRSVGHVIGEIEYALRRLPRIRRIKFDDDTFISDPAWVGEFCSEYGRRVALPFDLMLVPQHLEERMLARLKQAGLVRVQIGIESASCGEDRRAYARTAANEKLLEYGRWNRRLKLETVYDVILDNPLSTEADKNALFEFLMELSRPFRLFLYSLVYFPKTALTEDFLRRGLITEADVEGQATKSWEQFRVSFHYPRPKADVFFLSILVLLPKPFVPRSWLRRLYRSAFLRRHPAPLALASQLCNLVVLAGIALRMLARGELTRMKLREYGSLRRLITQ from the coding sequence ATGGCGAAAGACATCCGGACGGCCCTCATCTCGATGTACGGCGTCGAGAACAGCGGCGTGCGCCAGCTCGCGGCCGTGCTGAAGCAGGACGGCCGCGAGGTCAGCACGCTCTTCTTCAAGAATTGGCGCAACAACGACGTGCGGCCCCCCTCCGAGGACGACATCCGGGCCCTGCTGGGACTGCTGGGGCGCCTGCGGCCCGACGTGGTCGGCATCGGCTTCGGCACGCCGTACGTCAAGATCGTCGCCGACCTTACCAGCCGGATCCGGACCGCGCTGAGGCCGCTCATCGTATGGGGCGGGATCCACGCCACGGTGGTCCCGGAGCAGTGCATACCCCTGGCGGATGCGGTGTGCATCGGCGAGGGGGAGCAGCCCCTGCGGGACCTGGTCGCCAACCTCGGCGCGGGGCGGGCCATCGACGGTATCGCGAACCTTTGGGTGCGCACGCCAGACGGCGTGCGCCGCAACGAGCCCGGCGCTCTGCTGCAGGACCTCGACGAGCTCCCGTACCGTGATTTCGAGGCGGAGGGCAAGTTCTACGTGGAGGACGGGAGGGTCCGCGCGGGCGACCCCCTGGCGCTGCTGGCCGAGCTGCGCACCAGCGCCTCGCGCGGCTGTCCGTTCAGCTGCAGCTTCTGCTACAACAGCGTCCTGCGCGGGATCTATCGGGGCAAGGGGGAGTATTTCCGCAGGCGCAGCGTCGGGCACGTGATCGGCGAGATCGAATACGCGCTGCGGCGCCTGCCCCGGATCCGGCGCATCAAGTTCGACGACGACACCTTCATCAGCGATCCCGCCTGGGTCGGTGAGTTCTGCTCCGAGTACGGGCGCAGGGTGGCCCTGCCTTTCGACCTCATGCTGGTGCCGCAGCACCTGGAAGAGCGCATGCTGGCCAGGCTCAAGCAGGCCGGCCTGGTCCGGGTGCAGATCGGCATCGAGAGCGCCTCCTGCGGGGAGGACCGGCGGGCCTATGCGCGGACCGCGGCCAACGAGAAGCTCCTGGAGTACGGACGCTGGAACCGGCGCCTGAAGCTGGAGACGGTCTATGACGTCATCCTGGACAATCCGCTTTCCACCGAGGCGGACAAGAACGCCCTGTTCGAGTTCCTGATGGAGCTCTCCCGGCCGTTCCGGCTCTTCCTGTATTCCTTGGTCTATTTCCCGAAGACGGCGCTCACCGAGGATTTCCTGCGCCGCGGGCTCATCACCGAGGCTGACGTCGAGGGCCAGGCCACGAAATCGTGGGAGCAGTTCCGGGTGAGCTTCCATTATCCCCGCCCGAAGGCGGACGTCTTCTTCCTGAGCATCCTCGTCCTTCTGCCCAAGCCTTTCGTGCCGCGCTCCTGGCTGCGCCGGCTCTACCGCAGCGCTTTTTTGCGGCGCCATCCCGCGCCGCTGGCCCTGGCCAGCCAGCTGTGCAATCTCGTCGTGCTGGCCGGCATCGCGCTGAGGATGCTGGCGCGCGGCGAACTGACACGGATGAAGCTGCGGGAATACGGCAGCCTGCGCAGGCTCATCACGCAATAA
- a CDS encoding radical SAM protein → MSLVQILRLCRSWLAGRMLYAHWGLTHRCNLRCRMCTVRQDARKELPLPELSAAAEALKALGVVYLSLGGGEPFLRDDLEGIVGMLGGKGFRFRVLTNGTLADEGRVRGLAAAGLREVSVSLHSLEPAKHDAIHGAAGVHGGVLKGLEVFAKHLGGRGSILLINTVVSPLNIRELPAIAAFAAGMGYSVSFVPIEDGSCPELAFKPKDQPLIDETYARLAELKRQRGSAILNSTAFLEQSRLHLASRRHVWRCEAGTRYCSVNPEGELSICHRFPPVGSLLNGALREHLRSASYESRRQSLVSACPGCLRPCWAEVTNGFASAAALLEMARRAFYCGGRKTS, encoded by the coding sequence ATGAGCCTGGTTCAGATCCTGCGCCTGTGCCGGTCCTGGCTGGCCGGCCGGATGCTCTACGCCCATTGGGGCCTGACCCACCGCTGCAACCTGCGCTGCAGGATGTGCACGGTGCGGCAGGACGCGCGCAAGGAACTGCCCCTGCCGGAGCTGTCGGCCGCGGCCGAGGCCCTCAAGGCGCTGGGCGTGGTGTATCTGAGCCTCGGCGGCGGAGAGCCGTTCCTGAGGGACGATCTGGAGGGCATCGTCGGCATGTTGGGCGGCAAGGGGTTCCGGTTCCGGGTCCTCACCAACGGGACCTTGGCCGACGAGGGCCGAGTGCGGGGGCTGGCGGCCGCCGGCCTGCGGGAGGTGTCGGTTTCCCTGCATTCGCTGGAGCCGGCCAAGCACGACGCCATCCACGGCGCGGCCGGAGTCCACGGGGGGGTCCTGAAGGGCCTGGAGGTCTTCGCCAAGCATCTGGGAGGGCGGGGGAGCATCCTCCTGATCAACACCGTGGTCTCGCCGCTGAACATCCGGGAGTTGCCCGCCATCGCCGCGTTCGCCGCCGGCATGGGCTACTCCGTGTCGTTCGTGCCCATCGAAGACGGTTCCTGTCCGGAGCTCGCATTCAAGCCTAAGGACCAGCCGCTCATCGACGAGACCTATGCCCGCCTGGCCGAGCTGAAGCGGCAGAGGGGCAGCGCCATCCTGAACTCGACGGCCTTCCTCGAGCAGTCCCGCCTGCATCTGGCCTCTCGGCGGCATGTGTGGCGCTGCGAGGCCGGGACGCGCTACTGTTCCGTCAATCCGGAGGGCGAGCTATCCATCTGCCATCGCTTCCCTCCGGTGGGCTCGCTCTTAAACGGCGCGCTGCGGGAGCACCTGCGCTCGGCGTCCTATGAGAGCCGGCGGCAGTCCTTGGTCAGCGCCTGCCCCGGCTGCCTGCGCCCCTGCTGGGCGGAGGTGACGAACGGATTCGCCAGCGCTGCCGCCCTGCTGGAGATGGCGCGGCGCGCGTTCTACTGCGGCGGCAGGAAGACGTCGTAG
- a CDS encoding radical SAM protein: MKLSHIAHIGLGTLAAHISNRRVPLNLMFAATDRCVASCAYCHIPGRNKQELATADVLKLIDQAAAAGCRRFGIWGGEPLVRDDMEDIAGYAKQKGLFVTMDSNGHLLPGKISILRSLDHLMLSLDGPEAMHDLNRGPGSFRKVMAGIEAAAGRVPLWTITVLTKHNLDCLDFILETARRCGFLATFQLLHHNDAMGRNQAALLPQAADTRSFIARLIAEKKRGAPIASSVPYLEHLLRWPDFAVPMRSGPVEGAMRCWAGQLYCNVDTDGSVYPCSLLVDQMPSRNFLDGGLRRAFEFAGGQELCSSCIASCFSEYNLLFSLHPPTVLAWLSAMRRTRRATEAGPQP; the protein is encoded by the coding sequence ATGAAGCTCTCGCATATCGCCCATATCGGGCTCGGCACTTTGGCGGCGCACATCAGCAACAGGCGCGTGCCCCTGAACCTCATGTTCGCAGCCACGGACCGGTGCGTGGCATCCTGCGCCTATTGCCACATACCCGGGAGGAACAAGCAGGAGCTTGCGACCGCCGATGTCCTGAAGCTGATCGACCAGGCGGCGGCGGCCGGCTGCCGGCGCTTCGGCATCTGGGGCGGCGAGCCGCTGGTGCGCGACGACATGGAGGACATCGCGGGCTACGCCAAGCAGAAGGGCCTTTTCGTCACCATGGACTCCAACGGCCACCTGCTGCCCGGGAAGATCTCCATCCTGCGCTCGCTCGACCATCTGATGCTTTCGCTCGACGGGCCGGAAGCCATGCATGACCTCAACCGCGGCCCGGGAAGTTTTCGCAAGGTCATGGCGGGAATCGAGGCGGCGGCGGGGAGGGTCCCCCTGTGGACCATCACCGTCCTGACCAAGCACAACCTCGACTGTCTCGATTTCATCCTGGAGACCGCGCGGCGCTGCGGCTTCCTCGCCACATTCCAGCTGCTGCATCACAACGACGCCATGGGCAGGAACCAAGCGGCCCTGCTCCCGCAGGCGGCGGACACCCGGAGCTTCATCGCAAGGCTCATAGCCGAGAAGAAGCGCGGCGCGCCGATCGCCTCGTCCGTGCCCTATCTCGAGCACCTCCTGCGCTGGCCGGATTTCGCGGTGCCCATGCGCTCCGGCCCGGTCGAGGGAGCGATGCGGTGCTGGGCGGGTCAGCTCTACTGCAACGTGGACACCGACGGCTCGGTCTACCCGTGCTCGCTCCTGGTCGACCAGATGCCGTCGCGCAATTTCCTCGACGGCGGCCTGCGGCGCGCCTTCGAGTTCGCCGGCGGCCAGGAGCTCTGCTCTTCATGCATCGCCTCCTGTTTCAGCGAATACAACCTCCTCTTCTCGCTGCATCCGCCGACGGTGCTGGCGTGGCTCAGCGCCATGCGCCGGACCCGGCGGGCGACAGAGGCCGGGCCGCAGCCATGA
- a CDS encoding GNAT family N-acetyltransferase: MPAEGARAWKILPLGPADLDAVVALHVRLIDDSVFSQFGPRLLETIYRGGVGSRSAAGYVCRGPDRGIVGFVFGAKDTKRLFRDILAGQWPALAWRVAGSLLRHPGLLRHLGEIPSYFGKAGEDAGAAELLFIAVEPPLRGEGIARALVGAALEAFSAEGIRRVAVTVSEGNAAPGRLLEGFGFRRSRSFDFLGRKRALFLAELP; this comes from the coding sequence ATGCCGGCTGAAGGCGCCCGCGCTTGGAAGATCCTCCCGCTGGGTCCCGCGGACCTCGACGCGGTAGTCGCGCTGCATGTCCGCCTTATCGATGATTCCGTGTTCTCGCAGTTCGGCCCGCGCCTCCTTGAGACCATCTATCGGGGCGGCGTGGGCTCGCGATCCGCGGCGGGCTATGTCTGCCGGGGGCCGGACCGCGGCATCGTCGGGTTCGTCTTCGGCGCCAAAGACACCAAGCGCCTGTTCCGGGACATCCTCGCGGGGCAATGGCCGGCTCTGGCTTGGCGCGTCGCCGGCAGCCTGCTCCGGCATCCCGGGCTGCTGCGTCATCTCGGGGAGATCCCTTCCTATTTCGGCAAGGCGGGTGAGGACGCCGGGGCGGCGGAGCTGCTCTTCATCGCGGTCGAGCCGCCGCTGAGGGGCGAGGGCATCGCGCGGGCTTTGGTGGGGGCGGCGCTCGAGGCGTTCTCGGCCGAGGGCATCCGGCGCGTGGCGGTCACCGTGTCGGAGGGGAATGCCGCGCCCGGCCGCCTGCTGGAGGGGTTCGGCTTCCGGCGGTCGCGCAGCTTCGACTTCCTGGGCCGAAAGAGGGCTTTGTTCCTGGCGGAGCTTCCATGA
- a CDS encoding class I SAM-dependent methyltransferase gives MTAKASSSRVETGTWLQTYSSEFEIERRRKQLRWKLKKLGLDEQPRSVALLDMCCGHGEALDVMYEMGFRNLTGMDIAFDKRLSEDSRFRYSVGDALKSGFESQSFDIVTCIHAMHHFATFENVQKFLDEALRLLKPGGKLFIVDFENSPQIRLAFWLFRMNNFWFGNQYLRNYSQIAKEEWPFLKDYFPQWKNIENALYRGRLRFLRRSYTLFHFYLTLEKPQSIL, from the coding sequence ATGACTGCAAAAGCATCTTCTTCGCGCGTGGAGACCGGGACCTGGCTGCAGACGTATAGCAGTGAATTCGAGATTGAAAGACGGCGCAAGCAATTGAGATGGAAACTCAAGAAATTAGGCTTGGATGAACAGCCCAGATCGGTGGCTTTGCTTGATATGTGTTGTGGTCATGGAGAAGCCTTAGATGTCATGTATGAGATGGGCTTTCGCAATCTAACCGGGATGGATATTGCTTTTGATAAAAGATTGAGCGAAGACAGCCGCTTTCGGTATTCTGTCGGGGATGCTTTGAAGTCTGGTTTTGAAAGCCAATCATTCGATATTGTCACCTGCATACACGCGATGCACCATTTTGCGACTTTTGAGAATGTTCAAAAGTTTTTAGATGAAGCTCTTAGACTTTTGAAACCAGGGGGGAAACTTTTTATCGTAGACTTTGAGAATTCTCCTCAAATACGTTTGGCTTTTTGGTTGTTCAGAATGAATAATTTTTGGTTTGGGAATCAATATCTGAGGAATTATTCACAGATTGCAAAAGAAGAATGGCCTTTTTTAAAGGATTATTTTCCGCAATGGAAAAATATAGAAAACGCTCTTTATCGAGGTCGATTGAGATTTTTAAGAAGATCATACACGTTATTTCATTTTTATCTGACTCTTGAAAAACCGCAGAGCATATTATGA
- a CDS encoding cysteine desulfurase family protein, protein MPIYLDHNATAPLRPQVLESMLPWLQGRWGNASSAHGPGREALKAVEQARAQVAGLLNCRPEEIVFTGGGTEANNLALRGACLARRKQGDHVIVSAVEHHSVLRCAEDLAGQGFQLTRLPVDEDGLVRPESLESALTGRTILVSIMHANNEIGTIQPLQRLGEALRKRSILFHTDAVQSAGKVPVDVRRLGADLLSLSAHKIHGPQGVGALFVRQGVSLRPILHGGGQESGLRPGTYNLAGIVGLGTAALLAGRGLAVEAAYLEAQRDRLEQGIRELEPRAVFLGAAAPRLPNTSSVCFPGRDNQALAANLDLRGIAVSTGAACGSGDRGPSHVLKALGLDPALARSVIRFSLGGSTSMEEISETLATLKAVLAESGR, encoded by the coding sequence ATGCCAATCTATCTGGACCATAACGCCACCGCCCCCCTGCGTCCCCAGGTGCTGGAGAGCATGCTGCCCTGGCTGCAGGGGCGTTGGGGCAACGCCTCCAGCGCCCATGGCCCGGGCCGGGAGGCGCTGAAGGCCGTGGAGCAGGCCCGCGCCCAGGTCGCCGGTTTGCTGAACTGCCGGCCGGAGGAGATCGTCTTCACCGGCGGCGGGACCGAGGCGAACAACCTGGCCCTGCGGGGCGCGTGCCTGGCCCGGCGGAAGCAGGGGGACCACGTCATCGTCAGCGCCGTCGAGCACCATTCCGTGCTCCGGTGCGCCGAAGACCTGGCCGGGCAGGGATTCCAGCTCACCCGGCTGCCGGTGGACGAGGACGGCCTGGTCCGGCCCGAGTCCCTGGAATCAGCCCTGACCGGGCGGACCATCCTGGTCAGCATCATGCACGCCAACAACGAGATCGGGACCATCCAGCCGCTCCAGCGGCTGGGCGAGGCGCTCCGCAAAAGGTCGATCCTGTTCCACACCGACGCGGTGCAGTCCGCGGGCAAGGTCCCCGTCGACGTCCGCCGGCTGGGGGCGGACCTGCTCAGCCTGTCCGCGCACAAGATCCACGGGCCGCAGGGAGTGGGCGCCCTGTTCGTCCGCCAGGGCGTGAGCCTGCGGCCCATCCTGCACGGCGGCGGCCAGGAGAGCGGCCTGCGCCCCGGGACCTACAACCTGGCCGGGATCGTGGGCCTGGGGACCGCGGCTCTTCTGGCCGGCCGCGGCCTGGCGGTGGAGGCGGCCTACCTGGAGGCGCAGCGCGACCGCCTGGAGCAGGGCATACGCGAGCTGGAGCCCCGCGCGGTGTTCCTCGGCGCGGCCGCGCCCCGGCTGCCCAATACGTCCAGCGTGTGCTTCCCGGGCCGGGACAACCAGGCCCTGGCGGCCAACCTGGACCTGCGCGGCATCGCGGTGTCCACCGGCGCCGCCTGCGGGTCCGGGGACCGTGGACCATCCCACGTGCTCAAGGCCCTGGGGCTCGACCCGGCCCTGGCCCGTTCGGTCATCCGTTTTTCCCTGGGCGGCTCCACCTCCATGGAGGAGATCTCAGAGACGCTCGCCACGCTGAAGGCTGTGCTCGCGGAGTCGGGTCGATGA